A single genomic interval of Heteronotia binoei isolate CCM8104 ecotype False Entrance Well chromosome 11, APGP_CSIRO_Hbin_v1, whole genome shotgun sequence harbors:
- the LOC132579401 gene encoding solute carrier family 2, facilitated glucose transporter member 11-like isoform X1: protein MGSFRSDLIQYRGLFQMILVLGIGGSFPYGFHISVINYPSSCIKTFINETWMERHGSPLSEETILLMWSFIVSIYGLGGLLGSVSCGYLTTRYRKKKCQMFTNLIMLVAALSMAFSKMAKSFEMIFLGRLLCGIGIGFSFNIHPQYVGEISPKKLRGFTNATVAIFLTLGKVSGQVIGLREMLGSESLWPLLLAFTGFTTVIQLVTLPCFPDSPPYLLIQKGNEEAFKKAIKQLWGEGDHQAEIEDIKKEKAAMASSKSLRVLELLKTQSLRWQLYVMITVMTTLQLCGINAIYFYSFEVFRTAKFEEALIPYISLGVGLCECISSVLCSSLIERFGRKVLLWGGYALMVLVLALLTLTLSLQHRFFWMHYFSVILIFLFVLFYGIGPSGATISVMVEIFSQAFRPSAFVIVGFINWMGLFLLGMIFPFLVEYLGPFCFLIFMGILGVSGVFIYLYLPETKGKSILEITLAFDKLNYSKKKAFPTENSFPNATVFCTKL, encoded by the exons ATGGGGAGCTTTCGCTCCGACCTG ATCCAGTACCGAGGCCTATTTCAGATGATTTTAGTGCTAGGAATAGGTGGAAGCTTCCCTTATGGGTTCCATATTTCAGTAATCAACTACCCCTCCTCG TGTATTAAAACGTTTATCAATGAAACCTGGATGGAGCGGCATGGTTCACCCCTCTCTGAAGAGACTATCTTGTTAATGTGGTCCTTCATCGTGTCCATTTATGGCTTAGGAGGCCTGCTAGGAAGTGTTTCCTGTGGGTACCTTACCACAAGATACAGGAA AAAGAAGTGCCAGATGTTCACCAACTTAATCATGCTAGTTGCTGCACTGTCCATGGCTTTTAGCAAGATGGCCAAATCCTTTGAGATGATCTTCCTTGGGCGCCTCCTTTGTGGAATTGGCATTG GATTTTCTTTCAACATACACCCTCAATATGTGGGAGAGATTTCACCCAAGAAGCTGCGTGGTTTTACAAATGCCACAGTGGCTATCTTTTTGACCCTGGGCAAAGTCTCAGGGCAAGTTATTGGCCTCAG GGAAATGTTAGGAAGTGAATCTCTATGGCCTTTACTGCTGGCTTTTACTGGATTCACAACTGTGATTCAACTGGTTACTCTCCCTTGCTTTCCTGATTCTCCACCATACCTTTTGATACAGAAGGGCAACGAGGAAGCCTTCAAGAAAG CTATCAAGCAGCTCTGGGGCGAAGGTGACCATCAAGCTGAGATCGAGGACATAAAAAAGGAGAAGGCAGCCATGGCGAGCTCCAAAAGTCTGCGGGTTCTTGAACTTCTGAAGACTCAGTCCTTGCGCTGGCAGCTCTATGTGATGATCACCGTCATGACCACGTTGCAGCTCTGTGGCATCAATGCA ATCTACTTTTACTCTTTTGAAGTCTTCCGCACAGCCAAGTTTGAAGAAGCCCTCATCCCATACATATCCTTGGGTGTTGGTCTTTGTGAGTGTATCTCATCTGTATTGTGT AGCTCCCTTATTGAGCGTTTTGGCCGGAAGGTGCTGCTATGGGGAGGCTATGCATTGATGGTTTTGGTGCTTGCTCTGCTCACACTAACTCTCTCACTCCAA CATCGCTTCTTTTGGATGCACTACTTCAGTGTCATTCTCATCTTCTTGTTCGTTCTCTTCTATGGAATTGGACCAT ctggTGCCACAATTTCTGTCATGGTTGAGATCTTCAGTCAGGCCTTCCGCCCCTCAGCTTTTGTGATTGTGGGGTTTATCAACTGGATGGGTCTCTTTCTGCTCGGGATGATCTTCCCATTCCTTGTG GAATATCTTGGACCCTTTTGCTTCCTGATTTTCATGGGAATTCTTGGTGTTTCAGGGGTATTCATCTACCTGTACCTGCCAGAAACAAAGGGGAAATCTATCTTGGAAATTACATTGGCGTTTGATAAGTTAAATTACAGCAAGAAGAAAGCTTTCCCTACAGAGAACAGTTTCCCTAATGCAACAGTATTTTGCACCAAGCTTTGA
- the LOC132579401 gene encoding solute carrier family 2, facilitated glucose transporter member 11-like isoform X2, producing the protein MFTNLIMLVAALSMAFSKMAKSFEMIFLGRLLCGIGIGFSFNIHPQYVGEISPKKLRGFTNATVAIFLTLGKVSGQVIGLREMLGSESLWPLLLAFTGFTTVIQLVTLPCFPDSPPYLLIQKGNEEAFKKAIKQLWGEGDHQAEIEDIKKEKAAMASSKSLRVLELLKTQSLRWQLYVMITVMTTLQLCGINAIYFYSFEVFRTAKFEEALIPYISLGVGLCECISSVLCSSLIERFGRKVLLWGGYALMVLVLALLTLTLSLQHRFFWMHYFSVILIFLFVLFYGIGPSGATISVMVEIFSQAFRPSAFVIVGFINWMGLFLLGMIFPFLVEYLGPFCFLIFMGILGVSGVFIYLYLPETKGKSILEITLAFDKLNYSKKKAFPTENSFPNATVFCTKL; encoded by the exons ATGTTCACCAACTTAATCATGCTAGTTGCTGCACTGTCCATGGCTTTTAGCAAGATGGCCAAATCCTTTGAGATGATCTTCCTTGGGCGCCTCCTTTGTGGAATTGGCATTG GATTTTCTTTCAACATACACCCTCAATATGTGGGAGAGATTTCACCCAAGAAGCTGCGTGGTTTTACAAATGCCACAGTGGCTATCTTTTTGACCCTGGGCAAAGTCTCAGGGCAAGTTATTGGCCTCAG GGAAATGTTAGGAAGTGAATCTCTATGGCCTTTACTGCTGGCTTTTACTGGATTCACAACTGTGATTCAACTGGTTACTCTCCCTTGCTTTCCTGATTCTCCACCATACCTTTTGATACAGAAGGGCAACGAGGAAGCCTTCAAGAAAG CTATCAAGCAGCTCTGGGGCGAAGGTGACCATCAAGCTGAGATCGAGGACATAAAAAAGGAGAAGGCAGCCATGGCGAGCTCCAAAAGTCTGCGGGTTCTTGAACTTCTGAAGACTCAGTCCTTGCGCTGGCAGCTCTATGTGATGATCACCGTCATGACCACGTTGCAGCTCTGTGGCATCAATGCA ATCTACTTTTACTCTTTTGAAGTCTTCCGCACAGCCAAGTTTGAAGAAGCCCTCATCCCATACATATCCTTGGGTGTTGGTCTTTGTGAGTGTATCTCATCTGTATTGTGT AGCTCCCTTATTGAGCGTTTTGGCCGGAAGGTGCTGCTATGGGGAGGCTATGCATTGATGGTTTTGGTGCTTGCTCTGCTCACACTAACTCTCTCACTCCAA CATCGCTTCTTTTGGATGCACTACTTCAGTGTCATTCTCATCTTCTTGTTCGTTCTCTTCTATGGAATTGGACCAT ctggTGCCACAATTTCTGTCATGGTTGAGATCTTCAGTCAGGCCTTCCGCCCCTCAGCTTTTGTGATTGTGGGGTTTATCAACTGGATGGGTCTCTTTCTGCTCGGGATGATCTTCCCATTCCTTGTG GAATATCTTGGACCCTTTTGCTTCCTGATTTTCATGGGAATTCTTGGTGTTTCAGGGGTATTCATCTACCTGTACCTGCCAGAAACAAAGGGGAAATCTATCTTGGAAATTACATTGGCGTTTGATAAGTTAAATTACAGCAAGAAGAAAGCTTTCCCTACAGAGAACAGTTTCCCTAATGCAACAGTATTTTGCACCAAGCTTTGA
- the MIF gene encoding macrophage migration inhibitory factor: MPMLVINTNVSRQAVPENLPGELTQQLAKATGKPDQYIAIHIVTDQLMTFGGSAEPCALCSLHSIGKIGGPQNKAYSKLVCEQLTKYLQIPADRVYINYYDMSASNVGWNGSTFA, encoded by the exons ATGCCGATGCTCGTGATTAACACCAACGTGAGCCGCCAGGCCGTACCCGAGAATCTGCCCGGGGAGCTGACCCAGCAGCTAGCCAAGGCTACTGGCAAACCAGACCAG TATATTGCAATCCACATCGTGACCGACCAGCTGATGACTTTTGGGGGCTCGGCCGAACCATGTGCCCTGTGTAGCTTACACAGTATCGGCAAGATAGGTGGGCCGCAAAACAAGGCTTACTCGAAGTTAGTGTGTGAGCAGCTTACTAAATACCTGCAAATACCTGCGGACAG GGTCTACATCAACTATTACGATATGAGTGCTAGTAACGTGGGGTGGAACGGATCCACCTTTGCATAG